One genomic segment of Pseudorca crassidens isolate mPseCra1 chromosome X, mPseCra1.hap1, whole genome shotgun sequence includes these proteins:
- the H2AL3 gene encoding histone H2A-like 3, with product MSQKRSFWFYHCQKKRYLFHSRRAELQFPVSRMKLLLQEACYAQCLSSSTAVFQTSNLEYVTVNTVEQGGPQQPQYAHHPEHVQRALDNNKRLSCLFEPSTFCPLLSCPCPRRSSDALAPEPGRTSSAASSRPQTAHG from the coding sequence atgtCACAGAAAAGAAGCTTCTGGTTCTATCATTGTCAAAAGAAACGCTACCTCTTCCACTCCAGAAGAGCCGAGCTGCAGTTCCCCGTGAGCCGCATGAAGCTCCTCCTGCAAGAGGCTTGCTACGCCCAGTGCCTGAGCTCGTCCACTGCTGTGTTCCAGACCAGCAACCTCGAGTATGTGACGGTCAACACCGTGGAGCAGGGAGGCCCTCAACAACCACAATATGCGCATCACCCCGAGCACGTGCAGAGGGCACTGGACAACAACAAGCGCCTCAGCTGCCTCTTCGAGCCCAGCACCTTCTGTCCACTGCTGAGCTGCCCCTGCCCAAGGAGAAGTAGTGATGCCCTGGCCCCAGAGCCCGGCCGGACCTCATCAGCAGCCTCTTCTCGCCCCCAAACTGCCCACGGATGA